In Brassica napus cultivar Da-Ae chromosome C2, Da-Ae, whole genome shotgun sequence, the sequence GTGTATGATATAAAACTTGTAAATGCATGTGCTTAAAACCATACAGATTCGTGAGGTATTCAAGAGTCCAGAGCTCATCAGGTAGAGTTCCTACAACATCTATCGCATAAACCTTCCTGTGGaaagaaaaaatcataattagTGATTCACTCTGGGAGAATTCATCGAACAGATGGTGTGCACGAAGAGGGGAAAGAGGCTCTACACTGCGGTGATGCGGCAGGTGGAGTTGGCGAAAGTACACGTGCATTTGATCATTGGGTTGTAAGCACCATCGTCGATGGAGACACCGCCGTCTATGGCGGCGCCAGAGCAAAGCTCGCCGCTGATGTTCCATTCATTCGACGCTCGGATCTTCCAAGTAGCGAAAATGGAGTTCAACGCACGCGctgtcaatttatatttacttaactTAATAGGgattattggttgttgtattttaatagatttgaaaatcctaactaaatctagtgttattggttctatgattttcaaatctgtattaaaatcatgtgttattggtttaatgattcataaattttatatcaaatcaagtgttattcaatcgtacagatttactaatatatttgatttaataatggatttgaatggatttgtttggattttttagttaaaaatacaaagactcaaatccgagagaaaacctccggatttgtatattttacttggatttataaatactatatggatttttaaatcaatcaaaatatataaaccaataacacctccttAATGTTCATTAAATCTGTctttttaataaacatttttactcttttatatacataaatcaatttataatactgttaacaaaaaaaataactaaaatatagtTCCATTGACATTTTccacttttttatatattttgcgAGTTTTTTTTTCCGTCCGTTCCAAACCATATGATAACCAATAAAAAAGCATATAGAAtgatttttagcaaaaaaaaaaaaacgtatagAGTGATTTTAAGTTCataaatgtattatataattatgCTAAATAAGCTCATGATTGCATTAAAGCCAGATACTAGTTGAAACTAATCGGTAAAGAAGCACGTATGATATTATCAATGAGGATCCAAAGACTTAGGTGCAGCCTATATAATCCAATCGAGTCAAAAAGACAGACCTTCGTCCGGATGAGTAGTGGCTCGGGTTCGGTTCTGAGCTCGGACCACGTGAACCAAACCGTGAATACACAAGAACAAGACAGCAAGTAGTAGACACGGAGACCGTCGTAATCTAGGCATGGTCGACCGGAGAAGAAGATGCTAAAGAGCTTGAGGTATTTATTACTTATCGCTCGAAAACAATGACTATGGTGTTTATGTAGACTGAAAATATCAATTTGCTaatttaatatgattaataatctaAAGATACACACTAGTCCCTCCTCATTCGTCAAGCGCGTGGGCGTGTGTGTAGCTCACATGCGTGGAACAAAGACTTAGCGGCTGCCTCTGCACTACCGTGGACCTTGGTGACAATAACAAACACGAACAGTggtattatttaattattttcaactaacgaatataaacatttatataatgaGAGTATGTTTTGTTTACCATTTTTTGTGCGAGGTCGAAGGTGGGGGCAGCCGTCAAACCCGCCacctaattaaaataaagggttttctgcaaaaaaacctttaatgtagttttttttttaaattaatctgCGAACTCAAAAACCCACGGGTCAAACCTCGAAGTGCCAGTCAAACCGCAATATAAACCATCTGTATATTTCTGTTAAGTCATTTAACAgaaatcaaaactcaaaaaccCACGGATCAAACCTCGAAGTGCCAGTCAAACCGCAATATAAACCATCTGTATATTTCTGTTAAGTCATTTAAcagaaatcaaaactaaaaaaactttcaatgtggtttttttttgcaaattaatccgcGAACTCAAAAACCCACGGGTCAAACCTCGAAGTGCCAGTCGAACCGCAATATAAACCATCTGTATATTTCTTACGTCGTTTTAATATTAAACAGAAAGTTAAAAATATTGCAGTTCATGGATTTCGAACCCTGTCCCCGACCTAGTTTATCCAGCAATCAAACCAACTCGACTATCAGACATATTCGTTTTTTAACTATaagatagaatatataattatgtgtTTCGACGTTTCAAgcattaaataaaaaagttgcATCCGACGGATATCGAACACCTCACCCAGGCACAACTTTTTCAACAAACAAACCAGCTCGCCTATCGACCATAATCGTTTATATTATATGCGTAAATACCTATATTCGTTGTGTTTTGATTAAAACTGTATTTTTCCCcattttaaaatcgttttaaaacaaaaatatgaagtCTTTTGGCAACCTAAAATCACCTTCGCTATCACTAACACCAAAAGGATCATCCTGCTCTATCATGCCGCCTCTCCAATTGAATAGTGAACCACTTTGCTCATTATCACATCGTTAGTAATGTCTTCTTTTTTCTCAGGAGTTTCAGGTGGAAACCATGATACTTGGTTCATGTTATCTTCATAGCCTATGTATTCCACAAGTGTGAGAACCGACTGCAAGGTAAAACCATCAGCTGCTCTTCTACcgccttcatgaacttcgccTCCATGATAGTCGTCTTTGCTGCTCCAATATCCACCACATCGTAAATAGAGGTCAAAGCTGTAAGGAAATTGTTCAACGGTGAGAAAACGAAGCAATCaatcaattgattcaaaaaaaatatcaaagaatTTCTCTGTTTACTAACCCCAACGCCATGATCTCTTCTCTTGCTTAATTCTTTTAAAGTAGAGCACAGAACTGAAGAAATTGACTTAAATCATCATGAATCCCAAAATCAATTGAAATTTTGAAGGTTGAGTTGAAAGCCCCAATTCTCCACTCTAAGAATCCTAAATCGCGATTTTAGGTTGCCAAAAGacttcatatttttgttttaaaacgattttaaaatgGGGAAAAATACAGTTTTAATCAAAACACAACGAATATAGGTATTTACGCATATAATATAAACGATTATGGTCGATAggcgagttggtttgtttgttgAAAAAATTGTGCCCGGGTGAGGTGTTCGATATCCGTCGGATgcaacttttttatttaatgcTTGAAACGTCGAAacacataattatatattctatcttATAGTTAAAAAACGAATATGTCTGATAGTCGAGTTGGTTTGATTGTTGGATAAACTAGGTCGGGGACAGGGTTCGAAATCCATGGACTGcaatatttttaactttttgtttaatattaaaacGACGTAGTTTTGATTTCTGTTAAATGACTAAACAGAAATATACAGATGGTTTATATTGCGGTTTGACAGGCACTTCAAGGTTTGACCCGTGGGTTTTTGAGTTCgcggattaatttgcaaaaaaaaaccacattgagggttttttttgcagaaaactcTAAAATAAAGCATTGACTGGTAGTTTAGCTCTCAAGGATGTCGACATTTTCAAGTGCAACCAGTCATCGCCATTGTTGTCATAACTTCTTTCGGTCATTAGCCTATTAATTTCTGTAATACATAAGAAACACATAAAGACACTATATATACATAAAGAATCACTCTTCATATAAATCTACTATTGATCGAATAGATAACAGGATGAATGTTACTCTTTACAGTATtctcttgaaaaaaaaatgattcttaaCACCAAGGCACTATAATCTAATAGTATATTATAACGGATGcaagaaaatagttaaaaacagataataaacaaaaaataaatgatcaaaataaaagAAGGTTTTTATTAATTGAAACCTGAATACTTTTACAGATTATCAATTAAAAACATGGTTTGAAAGCATTAGTTTTGACGAACTCAAAGCAAAATCCTTGTCTAACTGTtgctattaaataatatatataaatacacacATCATTTGTAcagagtttgttatatatatattaaaaaaaaactctctatcCGGCTCTAAGAGAGGATTAACCTTTCGCAATACCTCCACACATACAAAGAACAAAACTTCTCGATCTGTAATATAATCTAATTCACATTCAGGCAAATTACCATACAACAAAATCATTAATCATGTACAAAGCAAAAGACGAAAATACCCTCTTTAGACATGGTAGATCATACCAACTTCTAACGTCGACGCGTAAGGCGAGGTCAGTGCGGTTCTTGGACCTCTAGTGTTCCTCCTAAGAAACTCGTACCCAACGTTAATAGCGAGTCTCTTCACCAACCCTGATCCATGCTTCGCTCTCATATACGCGTTCCCCATTATATAAGCCACACCTCCCTCACGCGCCTCCGTTAGCTCCATCAACTCCTCTCTCGTCTCCTTCTCTATCTTCGGTGTCTCCGGCACCACAAACCTCACTTTCTTCTTGAccttactcttcttcttcttcagcttcgGTGATAGGATCTCTGATGGCCCCGGCTTATCCATCTCATCAACATCGCTTCCGTCAAGATCCTCGATTCCTTGCATGTACGTTGAACAAGTGCCGACCACCGACATTCTTTCACCCTCTCCATTGGTCTCCACGACAGCGGTTTCAGCTTCTGAACGTACAAACTCAGCGATGCTACACACAAGATCGCCTTCAAACTCGATGTCGTCTTTGTGAACATCGCGGTACCCATACCGCACGATGCAACGGTACATTCTAAACTGTTTCGGCCCCACGCGGCCCACAAGAAACCGTTCCTCGGGCCGCACGTGCGGCACGGGGACGGATTTGACGCAGAGGAAGACGAGAACCTGGTGGAAAGCAGGGAGGTTGGTCACGAAATGAGAGAAGATCGCCGGCACGCCGGAGACGAGCTCGGTGTGTATGAGTCCGATGCCGCGGACACGTTTGATCCCGAGGGTTTGACCGAGGCTGAGGAGCCAGTTGACGGAGACTTTGTTTTGGACGTCGAACTCGTACCGCTTGAGCGTCCCGTAGTGCCACGTGCACATCGCGGCGAGGAAGCATAAGGAGAGGGCGATTGGGACCCACGCGCCTTCGAGAAATTTGATGAGGGAAGCTGAGAAGTAGAGAGACTCGATCGTGCCGAAAAAGACAACGAAAGCGATCGCGAAGAAGATGTTCTTGTGCCAGCAGAGTACGATCACTAGTGACATCAGACATGTTGTCACTAGCATAACGGTTATTACCGCCAAACCTATTATGAAACATTATAAACGGTTACTTAGCAACTGCCTGAgatttttatccaaaaaaaccAAACCGGTGTTCACCAATACCTAAACTGCAACCGAACCAAGGATACCTAGATATACAAAATCcagtttatataattaaaaatactacttatatttaattttgaaataaccAAATACCTTAAAAGTACTACATTTATAAACTAATtacccagaaaaaaaaaaacactgaatAGCCCAATAGTTTATATTcagttattttaaattatctgGATATCACTTAAGTATCCAAATAGTTGTATCTAAAACCGAATAATCTAAAGTTATCCAAAACCGGAGACCAAAATTatttaaaccgaaccaaaaaccgGAAGAACTGAACTGAAAACCTAGAAAACGGGAACCGAACCCACATGACTAGTCTCAAACTACATTAAGTAGATTAGAGAGATGTTTAAGTGTTTATATATACCTGAAGCATTACCCAAACGCCTGGTGTCTCTGAAACCTATGGTGACAGCTAAACAGAGGATCATCAAGATCCAGTTGATCTCGGGTATGTAAATCTGACCGTGGATCTTGGACGACGTATGAACAATCTTCACTTTAGGGAAGCACCCCAAAGCAGAGCACTGCTTAATGATCGAGAACGTTCCAGTGATAATAGCTTGACTTCCAACAACAGCAGCAAGTATTGCAATCACAAGAACAGGCCATCTCAGCTTCTCCGGTACAGATACATAGAACCCAATATTGTACTCGCTCGCGATGGCATGATGCTGAGAGAGATAAGCTGCTTGTCCCATGTAGGCGAGTATCAAAGATGGGTAAACAAGTGATGTAAAAGCAATCTGCAATGAGAACACGATCAAATCAACACAATGAAACCTATTTATAAGACTAGGAGTAACAGTGGCTGATCTAGAAATTTAGTAAATTTTGGATGGggcaaaaatattatatatatattaattttttttatcttacataatgtaaaatttataatattaaaattctaatttttgtttcttaaaatAGAATCCACATACCACATTTTCACTAGGTTAAAACATGGTGGCAATCTGAGTACAAAcagaattatatttatttagttaatcATATATGCATTGGACTCAGATTGCTAACCTGGATTGAGAGTTGAGAGAAGTGACCGAGATCAGCAAACATAGCTTCAGAGCCTGTAATGCAGAGCAAGATCCCACCGAGAGACATCCAGCCTCTACTTTGAGTTTTCTTGAGGAACTTGTACATGTAATAAGGAGAGAGCGCTTGATACACATGCGGGTTCCAATGGATAATGTTGTAAACACCAATGGCGCTAATGCACATTAGCCACAAGAGGATAACTGGTGCGAACAAGAACCCGACCCGGTGCGTGCCATAATGCTGAAGCGCAAACAAACCTATCAGGATTATACAAGCAGCAGGGACTTCTATATCtgcattagaaaaaaaaaactttaattacTACAAGAGTCATTGTACATTAACGTTTAGTCAAAGAGGTTGACACTAAGATCCAAACATGGGGTGGATGAGGATTTTCAGGAAGAAGATAAACGTTATAAACATCCACTTGGTCTGTGCAGAGAACAATCCAAAACGCTTATTCAATAGGCGTGGGCCATTAAACCAAACTGAAAGCGATGCCTATACGATATATTAAATTCGTGTTACGTGCAAAACTATGTCAAACAATCTAATAAACAGATGGTGGGAGCAACTGGCTCCACGGTTTAGTAAAGAAACCAAAGACTTTCTGCGGTCcaacattttcaattttttcttaatgtCCTATGTTCACTTACAACTTCACTTACAACTTTGTGCCCTTATTCATGTAAACTTTTTATAGAGCCCTATACACAACTAAAACTATGCTTTAAAAACATGATGCCTAAGCGGTCGGTTAACATTAACCT encodes:
- the LOC106381156 gene encoding potassium transporter 6, whose product is MDIESRSYQNIVKKESWRTVLTLAYQSLGVVYGDLSTSPLYVYKSTFAEDIHHTESNDEIFGVLSFIFWTITLVPLFKYVFIVLRADDNGEGGTFALYSLLCRHARVNSLPSCQLADQQLIEYNGSSSEMTAQSGFAARLKCTLEKHRVLQKVLLVLALIGTCMVIGDGVLTPAISVFSAVSGVELSTAKEHHKYIEVPAACIILIGLFALQHYGTHRVGFLFAPVILLWLMCISAIGVYNIIHWNPHVYQALSPYYMYKFLKKTQSRGWMSLGGILLCITGSEAMFADLGHFSQLSIQIAFTSLVYPSLILAYMGQAAYLSQHHAIASEYNIGFYVSVPEKLRWPVLVIAILAAVVGSQAIITGTFSIIKQCSALGCFPKVKIVHTSSKIHGQIYIPEINWILMILCLAVTIGFRDTRRLGNASGLAVITVMLVTTCLMSLVIVLCWHKNIFFAIAFVVFFGTIESLYFSASLIKFLEGAWVPIALSLCFLAAMCTWHYGTLKRYEFDVQNKVSVNWLLSLGQTLGIKRVRGIGLIHTELVSGVPAIFSHFVTNLPAFHQVLVFLCVKSVPVPHVRPEERFLVGRVGPKQFRMYRCIVRYGYRDVHKDDIEFEGDLVCSIAEFVRSEAETAVVETNGEGERMSVVGTCSTYMQGIEDLDGSDVDEMDKPGPSEILSPKLKKKKSKVKKKVRFVVPETPKIEKETREELMELTEAREGGVAYIMGNAYMRAKHGSGLVKRLAINVGYEFLRRNTRGPRTALTSPYASTLEVGMIYHV